ACGTGAAACAGGTGATTCATTCAAGCTAACCATAAAGTCCCAAAGCTGTCTTTATAAACGGACACCAAATCAACCAGCTTCCTCCTCCTCCTTCCTTCTTCTTCTTTCTCCTATCTGAGCTGAATCTTGAATTTGATTCTGCAGTCCACTCTCTTCCTTTATTCCCAAGCTTTCGTTCTTTTTATAGTATAAGCAATGGCTTCGTATTACTCTGCGTTTTTGGGCAGTGAAGAGCCGCACTTTTTGGAATCATGCTCTCTTTGCAGTAAACACCTTGGTCCTAACTCCGACATCTTCATGTACAGGTACTTAATCCGATCATACCTAATCAAATTCCTGGATCTGGGTTTTGAGAAGTCATTGCCTTTATTGATAGTAAGACCTTTTCTTGATTTCTATTTTTAACAGAGGAGACACAGCGTTTTGTAGCCAAGAGTGTAGAGAAGAACAGATTGAATCTGATGAAGCCAAGGAGAGAAGCTGGAAACTTTCTGCTAGATCTCTCCGTAAAAAATCTTCCGAAGCTGCAAAGGATTCAGCCGCCGGAAAAACCGTACGGACAGGAACACTCGTGGTCGCGTAGTAGAATTTGTATTACAATAAGAAAACCAAAGCATGTAGCTTTTGTGTATACCCTTTTTGTCTAAAAGCTATATATATATATATCACCCTCTATTAAGTAAAACCTGCTAAATTTTACTCTGTTTCTATCAATCTTGCTCTTGATCGGGATCTGAGGAATTGTAAGATCTTGTTATGTGGAGTTCGGGAAAGTGAGAGGTATTGATCTCTGGGTGGGGGGGTTAATTTTTGATCGATTAAACAATAAGAAACAGAGCATACTATATTAATGTTCTATATTCAATTTTTTTATCTTCCTTGTCTTGTAATTTGTTTCAAACTTGTGCTGTTAAGATCGAGCTTCACCAGAAGTCGAGTTTA
The DNA window shown above is from Brassica oleracea var. oleracea cultivar TO1000 chromosome C3, BOL, whole genome shotgun sequence and carries:
- the LOC106332316 gene encoding uncharacterized protein LOC106332316 → MASYYSAFLGSEEPHFLESCSLCSKHLGPNSDIFMYRGDTAFCSQECREEQIESDEAKERSWKLSARSLRKKSSEAAKDSAAGKTVRTGTLVVA